The following nucleotide sequence is from Prosthecobacter sp..
ACTCCAACGCCAACAACCTCGTGAACATCAAACCCCGCGTTTCGGAGATGTTCAACGTAAGCCTTTTCATGCTCCAGGCCACGCTCCCAAAGAATCTGCAAGAGCGGGTCGCGATTGACTGATTTTTTCAGCTCACCATTTGCAGCAGCAAACTCCAGCCCGGTTAAATGGCGGCAGTTAAGATGCCCGACTAGATCGGACCCGCTGAGTTGCAACACACCATTCTGAATCAACATATTCTTCAGTTTACCAATTTATCAGTATTACAAAAGCAGATTCGGCGGGGGGAAAAGCCTTTCCCTCGCCGCTACTTCGTGGGCGGCTACCCATTCTAACGGGAGGTGTCCCGTAACGCCCTCGCCTGCCGCGTGACGCCATTCGTCTCGCCTTCAGCAAGCCTTGAAGAGTCAAGACACGGCGAGCCAAACCACGTCACTACCTGCCACGATACTGAACACCGAAGAAAGCCGGGCGCTTCGCTACCGCCTGACCGTCCGCTGCGCTTCCGGCTTCTTCCGTGTGAATCTTCCCGCCCTGCGGCGGTGAACTACGCCGACCGCTTGTGCCTCGCTTGTCGGCTCTGATGCCTCCCGGACGTTCGCGCCGTCAAGGGCATCCACCAGTCTCCCCAAATTGTCCTCTCTCGTGCCTCGCTGCGGGACTTTGGGGATGCCCCTCTGGCGGAGCCTCCCTGTGACTGCCGCCCGTCCTACGGCGGTTTGGTCATCATGTTTTGCGCGCGCCCGAGTGCTTTGCGCAAACCCGCAACAGGAGGAAACATACATGAAACCAGACATCTACGAACAGGTCACAGACCGCATCATCACCCAGCTTGAATCAGGGGTTGTCCCTTGGAAATCGCCATACTTCTCGAAGGTCGGATTTCCCCGCAACTTCTCCACCGGCAGAGCCTATCAGGGCATTAACGTCTTCCTGCTTGGAAGTCTGCGCTTCACCTCGCCTCACTTCCTGACCTTCATTCAGGCCAAGGAGCTTGGCGGACACGTCCGCAAAGGGGAACAAGGTTCCCTTGTCGTGAAATACGGCACCTACACCAGGCACGAGGACCAAGCCCCCGCCATTGAGGACGAGGCAGAGACGCGCCGCTTTTTGAAGGCTTACACCGTGTTTCATGCTTCGCAGATCGAAGGCATCGAATTCCCGCAGCCCGATAATCTGCCCGAGCTTTCCATCACACAGAAGACAGACCGCGCCCGCGAGATCGTCGCAGCGATGCCAAACGCCCCCGCCATCCATGACGGGAATGCGGTTCCCTGCTATCGGCCCAAGACTGACAGCGTTCACATGCCGGAGCGTGGTTTCTTCGAGAGTGAAGAAGCGTATTATTCCACCCTCTTTCACGAGCTGAGTCACAGCACCGGCCACGCCTCACGCCTTGCCCGTAAGTCACTGCTTGAGAACAAGGGCATTGATGCCGCTGGCGACACGGCCCGCAAAGTCTATGCCGAGGAGGAATTGGTGGCAGAAATGGGTGCTTCATTCCTGAACGCCCACGCCGGCATCATGGAGGACGAAATCAGCAACTCCGCCGCCTACCTGCAAAGCTGGATTGATGCCCTCAAAGGCAAGGACGCCAAAAGCTGGATTGTCCGCGCTGCATCGCAGGCACAGAAGGCAGCCAACTACATCTTGAACATTCAGCCGGAGGTTCTGCCATGAGCTCCTTGCTTGCCCTCTCAGATGCCGAGCTGATCGAATTGGCAGACCTTACCGATGCGGAGTTTGACGAGCTGGAAAACCAGCTCGCACTTCGCGCCGCGTGCCTTGGCTGGACTGGCGACCCCATGCGCCAGCCGCTCGAAACCGTCGTCGCCATCGTGCGCGGCATCATCTCCAAACGCATCGACTAAAGCGCACACCATGAATGCCCTTGTCAAAGTCACCGGACCCCACGCCAGAGCCGTCAGAATAGAAGACAAGCCCCGCGCCGCTTGGCGCGTTGCCGTGATCGAAACGCAGAACCGGAAGCCGCAAGGCAAGGTTTATCAATGCCTCAGCTATCGCCGCGCTGTCTCGTTATCCTGCAATATGGCGCATGACCGGAGATTGCATCTTCACCTTGAGGCATTGCCCCGATAGGGGCGCAAATCAGGCCGGATGTGCCGTCATTTTGGCAGTCTCCCAACACTTGGAGGGTGCGCACTCCCTGCCTTTCAGATGGCAAGCTAAAGTCCCCGCCGACCGCTCAAGCAGAAAATTGGTTCCCCCTGAAGGTCTCCCCCAATTTTCGGCTTTGACCGGCTCGCTTCGCTTCGGCTTGAAGGGACTTTGTTTTGCTTTGCCATCAGGCAGCGAGAGGCGCCGCCCAACATAAAAAGGAGACAGAGCCATGAACGACAACACCAACAATCAAGACGCTGATTTTGAAACGCCCCTTTTCCCAGGGCATCAAACTTCAATGGAATGCATCGAACAAATGATCGACTTCACGCCAGATATTGAATCCGAGTATGCCTTGCTGATGACCCGCGATCTGTTCCGAGGCGCACCCGACCTGCTAGATGCTGCAAAGTTTGCCTTCCAAGAACTTCAAAAACTATGCGATTCGCAGCCTACACTTTCCGCTGTTTCCAAACGGCTCAACGCTGCGATTGCCGCAGCGACACCGCCGCGCCCTCTGATGGCGTAGGCGGCCACGCCTCCCGATGCAATGCCATGAACCAGAAGCGCCGCTCTCTTTCGCTCACTCTGCGAATACTTTTGGAAGTCCCCGCCCTGCCCGTCCCTTGGTGCGGCTCCGCAAGGCATCGCCTATAGACTCAGAAACCAGAGTTTGAGTTCTTCACACGATTACTGCAGCGGCAATTGGCTCACTACTGAGGCCCCTTGCCCCACATCTCCACCGCTTGAATTCTCCCCACAGGCTGTTTGAGCTTGGCAACTTCGCGAAGCTCTGAGCCATCAGGTTTCATCCTGAAAATCCCATTGCGAGTCGCGAAGACTACCACGCCAAGCTCGCGCATCAAAGCCAGCGGAGCTGACTTGTCGTAGCCGACAAGATAAGGTTCGGCCAACACTCGCTGCGGTTCACTGCCAATGGTTTTGATCCAGGTGCCGCGAAGTTTCATGTCCGGGATTTCCCGTGAATAGATCAGCGTGTCGTGGCTCACCCAGGTGATATTGTCGGCTTTGATGTCAAGGCTCTCCGCTTTTTTTGCCTGAACATCCACCAGCACCAACCCGTTGCCGCCGAAGCAGAGCAAATACCGCCCATCCAGCGACGGCATGGAAAACTTCTGGCAGTCAAAAGGCAATGTCGCCACTTCCTCTATCGTTCCTTTCTTGCGATCAAACACTCCCACCGTCTTCCCAGGCAGAAGGAACGCGCAGGCATTATTGTTCAGCCATTGATAATCCGAGACCTTGCCCGCACTTTTAGGGAACATGGCGGCTTCCGGCTTGTCGATGTCAAAAGCAAAGAGGCTTGCTTCCTCCTCACCCAGCATGACCTCGCAGTCTGGCGAGCGGCGCTTCATGTTATAGTGCAGGGGCAACGATATTTGCTGCAAGTCACCCGTGCTCAAATCTACACGCAAGAGCTTGCCCTGTTGGTTTACCAGACAAGCTTTTTCAGAGGCAAGCGACAGGTTCGCAGAGAAGTATAGTGCATTGAACTGGCCGTAATGCGTGGCCTGCCGCTCGTTGATGAACTTGAATGCGGTCCAGTCAATACCCGCGATCCAGATGTCGCCGTCCTTCACATACATGGCCTGGCTGCCGTCATTGGTGAATGCGGGCGGCGTTTCAACGCCCATCACGCCGTCCTGCTTTCCATCCAGCCCGAACCTCATGATGCCGCGTTCCGCTTGCACCATGAGATGCCTGCTTTCAGGATAGTAAAACACGCGCATCGGAATGCCGCGCAGCCAGTTTTTGAAGATCACTTCACCTGTGCTGATGTCATAGAGGTCACCGCCCACCAGGGCCAGCCAGCCCAGCTTGTCGGGAAGCTCTTCAGCTTTCTTTTTGATCTCTGCCACCACGGCGGGATCAGGTTTCGCAAACTCCCAGCGCGGCATCGTGCGCTTGAAGAACCACCATGCACCAAACAAGCCCGTGCTGAGCAGCACCACGCCGATGGCAATCGCGTATTTCGGGAACGCCTTCAGTATGCGCCAGTTCATGGAGTTTAGTCGGCGGCAGGTGCTTCCTCAGTGAACCCTTTCGGCGGAGTGATGCTGATCTCTTCAACAAAACACTCGTTGTCTTTGTGATCCTGAAGGTTGCTGTCCGCTTCCTTCACCCACGCGACCCGCTTGCCCTTCACGCCGTTGAAGATTGTGCGCAGGCCACGGCCTTTGATGGTGATGAGGAAGCCGCCAAATTCCAGGTCGATGCAGCCGCTTTCCGGGTCATGGTTGAACCATAGCAAATCCGTATAGCTGAAACAGGTTTGCAGCCCGTTGCGGAACTGCAATTCCAGGAAGTTCTCCTGCATCCCTTCACCGATCAGAATGGAGAAAAACTTATCGCCATCAGGCGTCAGTTCGGCAGGCTTTTCAGCCGCCTGTCTTGCCTTGAGAATTTCGTCAATTTTGTCAGCCATAGTGCCTCATTTTTTGATGACGACGGGACGCGGCGCGGCCTGCTTCGTCTTGGTTTCAGTTCTGTTTTTAGCCTGCCCCTCGCCGGTCTTCCTAATACTTGCTGCTTTTTCCTTTTTGGAGTGCTCCGCCGCACGGTCCGCGTTGCTGTTCTGCAACGGTTTTACTTTTGCCCTCCCCATCTTGACCTCTTTCTCTTTGTCTCCCGGCGCAGACCTGCCGCGCACCTTGTCCGCCACTTTCTTGAAATGGCTGGCCGCTGACTCGTAAGCTTTCACGAGCCGCTCTTTGCGATCTTGAGGGGCTTTCGATGCTGGAGGTTTTTCTTGAGCGACTCCTGTCTTCTTGGCTTCATGCGCCGCCTTCAGTTCAGCGATCCTCGCGTCCGAGTGCTGGCTTATCTTGGGCCGTGCGATGCCTTTGCTTTGACTGCCCTTTCTCGGTTCTGAAGGATAGCCCTTGGAGCGGCTTTTGCCGTCCGCGCCAACCAGGTTCCGGCGCATCTCGACGTAGCCCTTCCAGTCGATGACCTCGCCTGTTTTGCGCGGTTCGACCTTCCGGTGCTCGGTGAGCTGCTTGACGAAGGTTTTGGCACCGTCCAGCCCTTTGCGGCTGTGAACAGCCTCCCGCCATTGTTTTGCACCCAGTTCGCCGTTCATGAAGTTGGAGAGTTCCTGCGAGGTCAGTTCCGCCAGTTCCACGCCGGACATTCGCGTGGACGTGTTGCCGACCGCCTGCTGCAATTCGCGGCGGTTGTCAGTGTAGATGCGGAGGGTTTGTTTGCCACGGCTGCATGACACATAAAATTGTTCACGAGAACTGGCAAGGAACGAATCGGCGCTTTGTGCCACCAGCACGTCGCGGACGCTCCGGCTCTGGCTGGAATGCGAGGTCTGGCAATAGCCGTGCGCGATATGGCCGTGGTTTGCCGGAAGAATGGCCCCGTTGCTGAGGACGATCTCGCCCTTCCTGCCGAACTTCTCCACAGCTAAGAGGTTGCCGTTGTTGAGGCGTTTGCCGTTCGTGCTCTCTCCGTTTCGTGTGATGCGAATGCGGTCCCCCTTTGCCAGGGCGATCTCGCGTTCCTCATAGACCAGAAACTTTGCGGCCTCGTTGAGGGGCAGCGTGCGGGTTTTGCCTGCCTTATTCTGAATTTGCACCGTGCCGTTTTCGCCCTGCCCCAGCACCTTGAAAATTTCGCCGCGCTTCACGCCCTTGGCGTTCTGATGGAACTGAACAACCAGACCGGCACGGTAGTTCTCAGGAAGTTGGCGCTCCGCTTCCTCCCACTGCAAGTTCTGGTATTGAAGGAACTTCTTTTCCGCGCCGAGCTGTCCCGCCTCCCGGCGAGCCTCACGAATGGCGTTCGTGACCTTGGCGCTCTCCGCATGGGTCGGAGAGACGACCAGTGGAAACTCGCCCCGTCGCCCGAAGGCGATGTAATCAGCCGCCAGTTCCCGGTGACGCTGCGCTTCGTCTGCAATTTCCACGAACGCTCCCAGGCTGTCCAGGCGACGGAAACCGGTTCGGAGGTCGCCTTTGCTGATGGCTTCGATGGCCTTCTTGTAGTCCTCAACTTCCTGACGCCGGATCTCCGTCACTTCCGCGACGCGAAGACCGGCATGTTTTTGCAGGATGCGAAACGCATCACCCCGCGCCACCGGCGCGTGCTGTGCGGTGTCGCCAGTGAGGATGACGCGCGTTTTAGGCCCGGCGATTTCCATGATGCGCCACAAGTCCCTTGTGCCAAGCAGGCCCGCCTCGTCGATCCAGATGACCTGCCCACGAGCCTGCTTTTGCAGCTTGGTGTTGAGCATCAGATGGGCGACCGTATCGGCACCCGCGAACCCCGCTTCACGGAGGGTTTCACGGGAAGCGACGGCAGAGGGAGCAAAGGCGAACACCTTTAATCC
It contains:
- a CDS encoding ArdC-like ssDNA-binding domain-containing protein, with translation MKPDIYEQVTDRIITQLESGVVPWKSPYFSKVGFPRNFSTGRAYQGINVFLLGSLRFTSPHFLTFIQAKELGGHVRKGEQGSLVVKYGTYTRHEDQAPAIEDEAETRRFLKAYTVFHASQIEGIEFPQPDNLPELSITQKTDRAREIVAAMPNAPAIHDGNAVPCYRPKTDSVHMPERGFFESEEAYYSTLFHELSHSTGHASRLARKSLLENKGIDAAGDTARKVYAEEELVAEMGASFLNAHAGIMEDEISNSAAYLQSWIDALKGKDAKSWIVRAASQAQKAANYILNIQPEVLP
- the mobF gene encoding MobF family relaxase codes for the protein MLRVVAHTSAAAARKYYAEGLKREDYYSEKQEVVGKWHGRAAGLLGLSGDVDREQFAALVENRNPLTGEKLTPRTKEGRRVGYDLNFHAPKSLSVLYALTQDKEVLKAFRQAVSDTMTELEARAETRVRRKGARENRVTGNLAWAEFVHFTSRPVGGIPDPHLHVHCFTFNATFDQTEARWKAAEFGAIKREAHYAEAAFHARLTASLVAQGYAIERRKSGWEIKGMPASVIAKFSRRTAQIERLADEMGIKDAKAKDALGAASREGKRHGMTFSDLLAAWSVRLTDDEKVQISKVCYERGQGGAERVTAGQAVDYAISKLFERQSVVERGHILAAALRFGVGQTTPEAIKAEFERRQLIGRKIGDEHLCTSVDVLAEEIALLAFVRAGRNSAMPLGGKGRLSYSEKLSEEQRAAVKHLLTSRDQVMAIRGGAGVGKTTLMKDAVAAIEAQGLKVFAFAPSAVASRETLREAGFAGADTVAHLMLNTKLQKQARGQVIWIDEAGLLGTRDLWRIMEIAGPKTRVILTGDTAQHAPVARGDAFRILQKHAGLRVAEVTEIRRQEVEDYKKAIEAISKGDLRTGFRRLDSLGAFVEIADEAQRHRELAADYIAFGRRGEFPLVVSPTHAESAKVTNAIREARREAGQLGAEKKFLQYQNLQWEEAERQLPENYRAGLVVQFHQNAKGVKRGEIFKVLGQGENGTVQIQNKAGKTRTLPLNEAAKFLVYEEREIALAKGDRIRITRNGESTNGKRLNNGNLLAVEKFGRKGEIVLSNGAILPANHGHIAHGYCQTSHSSQSRSVRDVLVAQSADSFLASSREQFYVSCSRGKQTLRIYTDNRRELQQAVGNTSTRMSGVELAELTSQELSNFMNGELGAKQWREAVHSRKGLDGAKTFVKQLTEHRKVEPRKTGEVIDWKGYVEMRRNLVGADGKSRSKGYPSEPRKGSQSKGIARPKISQHSDARIAELKAAHEAKKTGVAQEKPPASKAPQDRKERLVKAYESAASHFKKVADKVRGRSAPGDKEKEVKMGRAKVKPLQNSNADRAAEHSKKEKAASIRKTGEGQAKNRTETKTKQAAPRPVVIKK